TTAGACAGGAAATCCCCGATATTGTGATTACAGATGTGCGTATGCCTGAAATGAATGGCTTGGATTTCATTGAGAAAGTACTGGAAATAAATGCGTTGATCTCATTTGTTATTATTAGCGGGTACAGCGATTTCGAATATGCCAAGCGTGCCATTAAATATGGAATATCCGATTATCTATTAAAGCCCATTGATGAGGACGAGCTACAGCTTGTACTGAGCCAACTCATTCATAAAAAAGAATCAGTGAAAAAAAGCCAAGCGGAATTGGATAAGCTAAAACAAGATCATGAAATGAATCGGGAGAGTATTAGGAAGCAGTACTTAACTAGAATAATTCAAACAGGACAAGCATCCCTGCCTATGGAAAATAACTCGAAGCTGGTTACAGATATGGAACACAGCCACCCTTATTTTCTGGCAATCGTGCTAGAGCTAGAGCCTTTTATACTCCCCCATTATTCATTTAGGGCTGGTGAGGAGCATCTGATTTGGTTCGCAGTTGAGAATGTGATGTCAGACCAGATGAAGCTAGCAAACTATGACGGATTTATTTTCCAACATGCGATCCATCAGAATGAAATGGTCTATGTCCTTGGGATAAGTCACATCAATGAGAACATTATGATCAAGGAATGGCTTGCCAATGTTCTCTATGGTATCAACCGTTATTTGAAGCTGGATGTCACGATTGCCATTGGTAGTGTTGTGGATCAGATGAGTTTAATGCAGCAGTCGTATCAATTGGCTAAATTATCGTTACGCAATAAAATGATGCAGGGTGCCAACCAAATCTATGATTATAGCGTAATTCGTGCACAATCGAATTCGAAGCATAATGTTATAAATGATCACGAGGAACGATTGTTGTTCAAGCTGTTATCTGATGGTAATGGAGTAGGACTCATCAATTGGGTGGAGAAACGTGTGCAGTTACTCGTGGATACTCCTATGTCGACTTATGTTCATCTCGAATGGTTTTGTGTAGACATGTATTTGCTTATGAGAAAATACCTAATCGAGAAAACGAAAAATTCAGACTTATTAATTGGTGAGATGGATGATCTACAGTTCTGGCTACAAAATTTAATGAGCTGGAAGGACGCGGTTCAGCATATTAGTAATCAGCTTTCACAGATTACTATATTTATCGCGGCTAAAGAAAATCAACCAGGTAAGGACTTGATGGGTGAAATAAAGCAGTATCTGGATTCAAATCTACAATCGCCGATCTCGCTTCAATTGATAGCAGAACGTTTTTTTATAAATCCGACTTATTTTTCCAGACGGTTTAAGGAGAACTATGGTCAAAGCTACTCCGAATACTTAACAAATTTACGACTCAATAAAGCTTCAGAATGGTTAGTTGGAACGGATCTTAAGATTCAGGAAATTGCAGAATTAGTAGGTTATGAAGGAGCAGCTTACTTTAGTAATGTTTTCAAAAAAGAACGTGGTCTTTCTCCAAATGAATTCCGGCAGGAGCATCGAACTCCTAAATAAGGTTGAATTACTTATAAACGAAAGCAAAATTATTGTATTCAGCACAAAGAGCTCCCATTATACAATTCAATTGTTAATAAAATATGATTTGTGGAGGCATTTGCGTGAAATTAAAAAGTGGGGCATTTAAGTTATTAACCGTATTGCTGACTTCTGCAATTGTACTAACTGCTTGTGGATCATCCAAGAATACTCCTGCAGCAAGCAGCGGGGCAAGCGCTACAACTCCAGCCGTAGAAACAGCATCAGCAACACCGGAGCCTGCAAAGGATGTTGAAATAACGGTTTGGGATCAACCGAATGATGATGATCCGAATAAGAAGGTTCAAGAAGAAATATTCGCAGCCTTTGATGCTGAATATCCGCATATCAAGGTTAAGCGTGAGAAATTAGATGATAAATATCGCGACAAATATTTAGTAGCTATGGCAGGAGGGGTTGGTCCAGATGCTTGGCATTCAGCAGCTTTTCCTGATATTCAGAAATATATTGCTAATGGATTTGTATTAGATTTAACGGATCGTTTGGATGCATGGGCAGATAAAGATAAAATGATGGCTGCCACAATGGAAGCTGGAAAGAAAGATGGTAAGTACTATGGCTTAACTTACGATGCCTACGTAATGACATTTGCCTACAATAAGAAGCTTTTTAAGGAAGCGGGCATCGAAAAACCGCCAGCTACGTGGGATGAATTTAGAGAGGTTGCGAAGAAGCTAACCGATCCTGCTAAGGGTACTTATGGCTTTAATATTCTGGGTTTAGAGTTTGCTGATTGGTTCTTTGAATATTTCCCTTGGCAAGCAGGTGGAGATTTGACTGTGAAAAATGACGATGGAACTGCGACACTAACCTTTACTTCTGAGCCAGTCGTTCAAGCCTTACAATTCTACAAAGATTTGAAATGGACCGATAAAGTGGTGCAGAAAAATGTTGTACAAAGCTTAGTCGACAACCTAAAAGATTTCGCAGCAGGTAAAGTGGGTATGGAGATTGGTAATGTAGATTGGTTTACAGGTAACGGCATGAACATTCAAGATATTGGTTTGATGCCATTTCCAAAGGGACCGGCTGGTAAAAACCCAGGTCAAGTTGG
This portion of the Cohnella abietis genome encodes:
- a CDS encoding extracellular solute-binding protein, whose protein sequence is MKLKSGAFKLLTVLLTSAIVLTACGSSKNTPAASSGASATTPAVETASATPEPAKDVEITVWDQPNDDDPNKKVQEEIFAAFDAEYPHIKVKREKLDDKYRDKYLVAMAGGVGPDAWHSAAFPDIQKYIANGFVLDLTDRLDAWADKDKMMAATMEAGKKDGKYYGLTYDAYVMTFAYNKKLFKEAGIEKPPATWDEFREVAKKLTDPAKGTYGFNILGLEFADWFFEYFPWQAGGDLTVKNDDGTATLTFTSEPVVQALQFYKDLKWTDKVVQKNVVQSLVDNLKDFAAGKVGMEIGNVDWFTGNGMNIQDIGLMPFPKGPAGKNPGQVGGSYWTINAKTSPEKQDAAWTYITYMASKEVAEKKLQFSADNGAFPGLLQVRTDVDVTKFFANIPADLTAVVAETAADPHLEYFLKERLTPYVVGAVQKILLDEKADPKAELQKAQDLAQKEVVDKYNADVLSAK
- a CDS encoding response regulator transcription factor, with product MSKKGESGMTLKVLILDDEMIQRKGIIVKIQSYALPLTIIGEAGDGEEGLELIRQEIPDIVITDVRMPEMNGLDFIEKVLEINALISFVIISGYSDFEYAKRAIKYGISDYLLKPIDEDELQLVLSQLIHKKESVKKSQAELDKLKQDHEMNRESIRKQYLTRIIQTGQASLPMENNSKLVTDMEHSHPYFLAIVLELEPFILPHYSFRAGEEHLIWFAVENVMSDQMKLANYDGFIFQHAIHQNEMVYVLGISHINENIMIKEWLANVLYGINRYLKLDVTIAIGSVVDQMSLMQQSYQLAKLSLRNKMMQGANQIYDYSVIRAQSNSKHNVINDHEERLLFKLLSDGNGVGLINWVEKRVQLLVDTPMSTYVHLEWFCVDMYLLMRKYLIEKTKNSDLLIGEMDDLQFWLQNLMSWKDAVQHISNQLSQITIFIAAKENQPGKDLMGEIKQYLDSNLQSPISLQLIAERFFINPTYFSRRFKENYGQSYSEYLTNLRLNKASEWLVGTDLKIQEIAELVGYEGAAYFSNVFKKERGLSPNEFRQEHRTPK